In a single window of the Drosophila kikkawai strain 14028-0561.14 unplaced genomic scaffold, DkikHiC1v2 scaffold_218, whole genome shotgun sequence genome:
- the LOC138929474 gene encoding uncharacterized protein: protein MFCRGEDGYHFNIKMVNPTTAEETNKKVSCMNFYAYRLMIRLDVDNHLLRYRRLFQQYCVDMYVKVETERLNFIRFNQSKLRSDEYIHLRDAIATEGHAANIGFLTILPATYVGSPRHMHEYAQDAMTYVRNYGRPDLFITFTCNPKLPEITNLLLSGQTSSDRPDITARVNTRTKWWTIY, encoded by the exons atgttctgtcgtggagaagatggttatcacttcaacataaagatggtcaatccaacgacag cagaagaaacgaataagaaggttagctgtatgaatttttatgcgtatcgattgatgattcgacttgatgttgacaatcatctgttaagataccgccgtttgtttcaacagtactgtgtcgacatgtacgtcaaagtagaaacggaacgtctcaatttcattcgttttaatcagtcgaagttgcgctcagacgagtacatccacttgcgtgacgccatcgctactgaaggacacgcggccaacatcggttttttgaccattctcccagctacttatgttggaagcccgcgccatatgcatgaGTATGCTCAAGATGCGATGACGTATGTCCGGAATTACGGACGCCCGGATTTATTCATCACCTTCACATGCAATCCGAAATTGCCCGAAATTACCAATTTGTTGCTTTCAGGACAAACATCCAGCGATCGACCTGACATCACTGCACGAGTAAATACAAGGACCAAATGGTGGACGATATATTGA